From Pseudorasbora parva isolate DD20220531a chromosome 25, ASM2467924v1, whole genome shotgun sequence, one genomic window encodes:
- the phf21ab gene encoding PHD finger protein 21A isoform X2, translated as MMELQTLQEALKVEIQVHQKLVAQMKQDPQNADLKKQLHELQAKITALSEKQKKVVEQLRKELLVKQEPELKPQTFQAMADGKTVLLTPACPPSQPPIGPPHNQGAPQKTLAMTPVITAKTLPLVLKAATSTMPASMATQRPTVAMVTAISNPPRPGANSDSQSTPINLQVASKLPNQDIDAATRIVSKNVIVVRPKPPMPINVPIAPAPPPMVAAPLIQRPLMLTTKLTSSLPASTGPIHQVRIVNGQQCTTIDKTTTAVTSSTTQVTGIVISPAQTLQISNFNSDLKTVKPQGGPEQVVTSTPPSSSPPLPLPLPPPPAKVKREESPQKLAFMVSLGLVTHDHLEEIQSRRQERKRRTTANPVYSGAVFEPERKKSAVTYLNTPLHQGTRKRGRPPKYSTTITSSTAVPELGCNPLLSPTSSLPASPAPERPDTGGFPLSVHPHSVPQPSPSSGDGDIHEDFCTVCRRSGQLLMCDTCSRVFHLDCLDPPLKNIPKGMWICPKCQDQILKKEEAIPWPGTLAIVHSYIAYKEAKEEEKQKLMKWSAELKLEREQLEQRVKQLSNSITKCMETKNSILARQKEMQSSLEKVKHLVRLIQSFNLTQPMETDILQDSKQDCIESGTIKDLKDATQVCVQESPTEPSVQIPVAVAVPEVKAEPEVGEMAEPAAAVTPEAASGESGISIPEVPKTTVGDDMMDTAKTVEAVELPQVRDVKTNGGTDCDCTGLNPEEEEGAVDAADSENIPPNDSSCAEDAGKMEVELHEDGSHGVNTNNGKTSEPSQQALPAPLSSVDNPK; from the exons ATGATGGAATTGCAAACATTACAGGAGGCCCTGAAAGTGGAAATACAAGTCCATCAG AAACTTGTCGCCCAAATGAAGCAGGATCCACAG AACGCAGATCTGAAGAAACAGCTTCACGAGCTCCAAGCGAAAATCACGGCTCTGAGTGAGAAACAG AAAAAAGTGGTGGAGCAGTTGCGGAAAGAGTTGCTGGTCAAACAGGAGCCCGAACTGAAGCCACAGACGTTCCAGGCAATGGCAGATGGTAAAACCGTGCTGCTGACGCCCGCCTGCCCCCCTTCACAGCCCCCCATAGGGCCTCCACACAACCAGGGGGCGCCACAG AAGACTCTCGCCATGACGCCGGTCATAACTGCAAAGACTCTACCTCTCGTGCTGAAAGCTGCCACCTCCACCATGCCTGCTTCCATGGCAACACAACGCCCCACAGTCGCCATGGTCACTGCCATCAGCAACCCCCCGAGACCCGGCGCCAATTCCGACTCCCAGAGCACACCAATCAACCTTCAGGTGGCCAGCAAGCTACCCAATCAGGACATAGATGCCGCCACACGGATTGTGTCCAAGAACGTTATTGTT GTTCGACCAAAACCCCCCATGCCCATCAATGTGCCCATCGCTCCAGCTCCTCCTCCGATGGTGGCGGCTCCTCTTATCCAGCGGCCCCTCATGCTCACTACAAAGCTGACGTCATCTCTGCCCGCCTCCACTGGACCCATCCATCAGGTGCGCATTGTGAACGGACAGCAATGTACCACCATTGACAAAACCACGACTGCAGTCACAAGCAGCACCACGCAAGTCACAGGCATCGTCATCAGTCCTGCCCAGACACTTCAGATTAGCAACTTTAACTCAGACTTAAAG ACTGTGAAACCACAGGGAGGACCAGAACAGGTGGTCACAAGTACACCACCCTCGTCCTCTCCTccccttcctcttcctcttcctccccCTCCAGCTAAGGTCAAACGAGAGGAAAGCCCACAG AAACTTGCCTTTATGGTGTCTCTTGGGTTGGTTACACATGACCATCTTGAAG AGATTCAGAGCAGAAGACAGGAACGTAAGAGGAGAACAACAGCCAACCCAGTATACAGTGGAGCAGTGTTTGAACCTGAG AGGAAAAAGAGTGCCGTCACTTACTTGAACACTCCACTGCATCAAGGCACCAGGAAGAGAG GTCGCCCTCCCAAATACAGCACCACCATCACCAGCAGCACGGCGGTGCCGGAGCTGGGCTGCAACCCCCTGCTCTCCCCCACCAGCAGCCTTCCCGCCTCCCCAGCCCCTGAGCGGCCTGACACGGGGGGCTTTCCCCTCTCTGTCCACCCTCATTCTGTCCCCCAGCCCAGCCCCAGCTCCGGGGAT GGAGACATCCATGAGGATTTCTGCACTGTGTGCAGACGCAGTGGACAGTTGCTCATGTGTGACACATGTTCGCGCGTCTTCCACCTCGACTGCTTGGACCCACCCCTCAAAAACATTCCCAAAGGCATGTGGATCTGTCCTAAATGTCAAGACCAG ATTCTGAAGAAGGAAGAGGCCATTCCATGGCCAGGAACCCTGGCAATTGTCCATTCCTACATTGCTTACAAAGAAG CGAAAGAAGAAGAGAAGCAGAAGTTAATGAAATGGAGTGCAGAACTAAAGCTGGAACGAGAGCAACTAGAACAGAGAGTGAAACAACTCAGCAATTCTATAACA AAATGCATGGAGACCAAGAACAGCATACTTGCCCGTCAGAAGGAGATGCAGTCTTCTCTGGAGAAGGTGAAACATTTGGTCCGCCTAATCCAGAGCTTTAACTTGACTCAGCCCATGGAGACGGACATCCTACAGGATTCCAAACAGGACTGCATAGAGTCAGGGACCATCAAAGACTTAAAGGATGCTACGCAAGTGTGTGTGCAGGAGAGTCCCACAGAGCCTAGCGTGCAAATACCAGTCGCCGTAGCAGTCCCTGAAGTGAAGGCAGAGCCAGAGGTGGGTGAAATGGCAGAGCCAGCGGCCGCAGTCACGCCTGAGGCTGCATCAGGTGAATCGGGCATTAGCATCCCGGAAGTGCCCAAAACCACAGTTGGTGATGATATGATGGATACGGCGAAAACTGTGGAGGCTGTGGAATTGCCTCAGGTCAGGGACGTAAAGACAAATGGAGGAACAGACTGTGATTGTACCGGCTTGAACCCGGAAGAAGAGGAAGGTGCTGTCGATGCAGCGGACTCTGAGAATATCCCTCCCAATGACAGTAGTTGTGCAGAGGATGCTGGGAAGATGGAAGTGGAGCTGCATGAAGATGGAAGTCATGGCGTGAACACCAACAACGGCAAAACCTCAGAACCTTCTCAACAGGCTTTGCCAGCCCCTCTAAGCAGCGTGGACAACCCCAAATAG
- the phf21ab gene encoding PHD finger protein 21A isoform X1: MMELQTLQEALKVEIQVHQKLVAQMKQDPQNADLKKQLHELQAKITALSEKQKKVVEQLRKELLVKQEPELKPQTFQAMADGKTVLLTPACPPSQPPIGPPHNQGAPQKTLAMTPVITAKTLPLVLKAATSTMPASMATQRPTVAMVTAISNPPRPGANSDSQSTPINLQVASKLPNQDIDAATRIVSKNVIVVQATTTSAQPIKVPQFVPPPRLTPRPTFQPQVRPKPPMPINVPIAPAPPPMVAAPLIQRPLMLTTKLTSSLPASTGPIHQVRIVNGQQCTTIDKTTTAVTSSTTQVTGIVISPAQTLQISNFNSDLKTVKPQGGPEQVVTSTPPSSSPPLPLPLPPPPAKVKREESPQKLAFMVSLGLVTHDHLEEIQSRRQERKRRTTANPVYSGAVFEPERKKSAVTYLNTPLHQGTRKRGRPPKYSTTITSSTAVPELGCNPLLSPTSSLPASPAPERPDTGGFPLSVHPHSVPQPSPSSGDGDIHEDFCTVCRRSGQLLMCDTCSRVFHLDCLDPPLKNIPKGMWICPKCQDQILKKEEAIPWPGTLAIVHSYIAYKEAKEEEKQKLMKWSAELKLEREQLEQRVKQLSNSITKCMETKNSILARQKEMQSSLEKVKHLVRLIQSFNLTQPMETDILQDSKQDCIESGTIKDLKDATQVCVQESPTEPSVQIPVAVAVPEVKAEPEVGEMAEPAAAVTPEAASGESGISIPEVPKTTVGDDMMDTAKTVEAVELPQVRDVKTNGGTDCDCTGLNPEEEEGAVDAADSENIPPNDSSCAEDAGKMEVELHEDGSHGVNTNNGKTSEPSQQALPAPLSSVDNPK, from the exons ATGATGGAATTGCAAACATTACAGGAGGCCCTGAAAGTGGAAATACAAGTCCATCAG AAACTTGTCGCCCAAATGAAGCAGGATCCACAG AACGCAGATCTGAAGAAACAGCTTCACGAGCTCCAAGCGAAAATCACGGCTCTGAGTGAGAAACAG AAAAAAGTGGTGGAGCAGTTGCGGAAAGAGTTGCTGGTCAAACAGGAGCCCGAACTGAAGCCACAGACGTTCCAGGCAATGGCAGATGGTAAAACCGTGCTGCTGACGCCCGCCTGCCCCCCTTCACAGCCCCCCATAGGGCCTCCACACAACCAGGGGGCGCCACAG AAGACTCTCGCCATGACGCCGGTCATAACTGCAAAGACTCTACCTCTCGTGCTGAAAGCTGCCACCTCCACCATGCCTGCTTCCATGGCAACACAACGCCCCACAGTCGCCATGGTCACTGCCATCAGCAACCCCCCGAGACCCGGCGCCAATTCCGACTCCCAGAGCACACCAATCAACCTTCAGGTGGCCAGCAAGCTACCCAATCAGGACATAGATGCCGCCACACGGATTGTGTCCAAGAACGTTATTGTT GTGCAGGCCACCACCACCTCTGCCCAGCCTATCAAAGTTCCCCAGTTTGTCCCTCCTCCTAGATTGACGCCTCGACCCACctttcagccacag GTTCGACCAAAACCCCCCATGCCCATCAATGTGCCCATCGCTCCAGCTCCTCCTCCGATGGTGGCGGCTCCTCTTATCCAGCGGCCCCTCATGCTCACTACAAAGCTGACGTCATCTCTGCCCGCCTCCACTGGACCCATCCATCAGGTGCGCATTGTGAACGGACAGCAATGTACCACCATTGACAAAACCACGACTGCAGTCACAAGCAGCACCACGCAAGTCACAGGCATCGTCATCAGTCCTGCCCAGACACTTCAGATTAGCAACTTTAACTCAGACTTAAAG ACTGTGAAACCACAGGGAGGACCAGAACAGGTGGTCACAAGTACACCACCCTCGTCCTCTCCTccccttcctcttcctcttcctccccCTCCAGCTAAGGTCAAACGAGAGGAAAGCCCACAG AAACTTGCCTTTATGGTGTCTCTTGGGTTGGTTACACATGACCATCTTGAAG AGATTCAGAGCAGAAGACAGGAACGTAAGAGGAGAACAACAGCCAACCCAGTATACAGTGGAGCAGTGTTTGAACCTGAG AGGAAAAAGAGTGCCGTCACTTACTTGAACACTCCACTGCATCAAGGCACCAGGAAGAGAG GTCGCCCTCCCAAATACAGCACCACCATCACCAGCAGCACGGCGGTGCCGGAGCTGGGCTGCAACCCCCTGCTCTCCCCCACCAGCAGCCTTCCCGCCTCCCCAGCCCCTGAGCGGCCTGACACGGGGGGCTTTCCCCTCTCTGTCCACCCTCATTCTGTCCCCCAGCCCAGCCCCAGCTCCGGGGAT GGAGACATCCATGAGGATTTCTGCACTGTGTGCAGACGCAGTGGACAGTTGCTCATGTGTGACACATGTTCGCGCGTCTTCCACCTCGACTGCTTGGACCCACCCCTCAAAAACATTCCCAAAGGCATGTGGATCTGTCCTAAATGTCAAGACCAG ATTCTGAAGAAGGAAGAGGCCATTCCATGGCCAGGAACCCTGGCAATTGTCCATTCCTACATTGCTTACAAAGAAG CGAAAGAAGAAGAGAAGCAGAAGTTAATGAAATGGAGTGCAGAACTAAAGCTGGAACGAGAGCAACTAGAACAGAGAGTGAAACAACTCAGCAATTCTATAACA AAATGCATGGAGACCAAGAACAGCATACTTGCCCGTCAGAAGGAGATGCAGTCTTCTCTGGAGAAGGTGAAACATTTGGTCCGCCTAATCCAGAGCTTTAACTTGACTCAGCCCATGGAGACGGACATCCTACAGGATTCCAAACAGGACTGCATAGAGTCAGGGACCATCAAAGACTTAAAGGATGCTACGCAAGTGTGTGTGCAGGAGAGTCCCACAGAGCCTAGCGTGCAAATACCAGTCGCCGTAGCAGTCCCTGAAGTGAAGGCAGAGCCAGAGGTGGGTGAAATGGCAGAGCCAGCGGCCGCAGTCACGCCTGAGGCTGCATCAGGTGAATCGGGCATTAGCATCCCGGAAGTGCCCAAAACCACAGTTGGTGATGATATGATGGATACGGCGAAAACTGTGGAGGCTGTGGAATTGCCTCAGGTCAGGGACGTAAAGACAAATGGAGGAACAGACTGTGATTGTACCGGCTTGAACCCGGAAGAAGAGGAAGGTGCTGTCGATGCAGCGGACTCTGAGAATATCCCTCCCAATGACAGTAGTTGTGCAGAGGATGCTGGGAAGATGGAAGTGGAGCTGCATGAAGATGGAAGTCATGGCGTGAACACCAACAACGGCAAAACCTCAGAACCTTCTCAACAGGCTTTGCCAGCCCCTCTAAGCAGCGTGGACAACCCCAAATAG
- the phf21ab gene encoding PHD finger protein 21A isoform X3: MMELQTLQEALKVEIQVHQKLVAQMKQDPQNADLKKQLHELQAKITALSEKQKKVVEQLRKELLVKQEPELKPQTFQAMADGKTVLLTPACPPSQPPIGPPHNQGAPQKTLAMTPVITAKTLPLVLKAATSTMPASMATQRPTVAMVTAISNPPRPGANSDSQSTPINLQVASKLPNQDIDAATRIVSKNVIVVQATTTSAQPIKVPQFVPPPRLTPRPTFQPQVRPKPPMPINVPIAPAPPPMVAAPLIQRPLMLTTKLTSSLPASTGPIHQVRIVNGQQCTTIDKTTTAVTSSTTQVTGIVISPAQTLQISNFNSDLKTVKPQGGPEQVVTSTPPSSSPPLPLPLPPPPAKVKREESPQKLAFMVSLGLVTHDHLEEIQSRRQERKRRTTANPVYSGAVFEPERKKSAVTYLNTPLHQGTRKRGRPPKYSTTITSSTAVPELGCNPLLSPTSSLPASPAPERPDTGGFPLSVHPHSVPQPSPSSGDILKKEEAIPWPGTLAIVHSYIAYKEAKEEEKQKLMKWSAELKLEREQLEQRVKQLSNSITKCMETKNSILARQKEMQSSLEKVKHLVRLIQSFNLTQPMETDILQDSKQDCIESGTIKDLKDATQVCVQESPTEPSVQIPVAVAVPEVKAEPEVGEMAEPAAAVTPEAASGESGISIPEVPKTTVGDDMMDTAKTVEAVELPQVRDVKTNGGTDCDCTGLNPEEEEGAVDAADSENIPPNDSSCAEDAGKMEVELHEDGSHGVNTNNGKTSEPSQQALPAPLSSVDNPK; this comes from the exons ATGATGGAATTGCAAACATTACAGGAGGCCCTGAAAGTGGAAATACAAGTCCATCAG AAACTTGTCGCCCAAATGAAGCAGGATCCACAG AACGCAGATCTGAAGAAACAGCTTCACGAGCTCCAAGCGAAAATCACGGCTCTGAGTGAGAAACAG AAAAAAGTGGTGGAGCAGTTGCGGAAAGAGTTGCTGGTCAAACAGGAGCCCGAACTGAAGCCACAGACGTTCCAGGCAATGGCAGATGGTAAAACCGTGCTGCTGACGCCCGCCTGCCCCCCTTCACAGCCCCCCATAGGGCCTCCACACAACCAGGGGGCGCCACAG AAGACTCTCGCCATGACGCCGGTCATAACTGCAAAGACTCTACCTCTCGTGCTGAAAGCTGCCACCTCCACCATGCCTGCTTCCATGGCAACACAACGCCCCACAGTCGCCATGGTCACTGCCATCAGCAACCCCCCGAGACCCGGCGCCAATTCCGACTCCCAGAGCACACCAATCAACCTTCAGGTGGCCAGCAAGCTACCCAATCAGGACATAGATGCCGCCACACGGATTGTGTCCAAGAACGTTATTGTT GTGCAGGCCACCACCACCTCTGCCCAGCCTATCAAAGTTCCCCAGTTTGTCCCTCCTCCTAGATTGACGCCTCGACCCACctttcagccacag GTTCGACCAAAACCCCCCATGCCCATCAATGTGCCCATCGCTCCAGCTCCTCCTCCGATGGTGGCGGCTCCTCTTATCCAGCGGCCCCTCATGCTCACTACAAAGCTGACGTCATCTCTGCCCGCCTCCACTGGACCCATCCATCAGGTGCGCATTGTGAACGGACAGCAATGTACCACCATTGACAAAACCACGACTGCAGTCACAAGCAGCACCACGCAAGTCACAGGCATCGTCATCAGTCCTGCCCAGACACTTCAGATTAGCAACTTTAACTCAGACTTAAAG ACTGTGAAACCACAGGGAGGACCAGAACAGGTGGTCACAAGTACACCACCCTCGTCCTCTCCTccccttcctcttcctcttcctccccCTCCAGCTAAGGTCAAACGAGAGGAAAGCCCACAG AAACTTGCCTTTATGGTGTCTCTTGGGTTGGTTACACATGACCATCTTGAAG AGATTCAGAGCAGAAGACAGGAACGTAAGAGGAGAACAACAGCCAACCCAGTATACAGTGGAGCAGTGTTTGAACCTGAG AGGAAAAAGAGTGCCGTCACTTACTTGAACACTCCACTGCATCAAGGCACCAGGAAGAGAG GTCGCCCTCCCAAATACAGCACCACCATCACCAGCAGCACGGCGGTGCCGGAGCTGGGCTGCAACCCCCTGCTCTCCCCCACCAGCAGCCTTCCCGCCTCCCCAGCCCCTGAGCGGCCTGACACGGGGGGCTTTCCCCTCTCTGTCCACCCTCATTCTGTCCCCCAGCCCAGCCCCAGCTCCGGGGAT ATTCTGAAGAAGGAAGAGGCCATTCCATGGCCAGGAACCCTGGCAATTGTCCATTCCTACATTGCTTACAAAGAAG CGAAAGAAGAAGAGAAGCAGAAGTTAATGAAATGGAGTGCAGAACTAAAGCTGGAACGAGAGCAACTAGAACAGAGAGTGAAACAACTCAGCAATTCTATAACA AAATGCATGGAGACCAAGAACAGCATACTTGCCCGTCAGAAGGAGATGCAGTCTTCTCTGGAGAAGGTGAAACATTTGGTCCGCCTAATCCAGAGCTTTAACTTGACTCAGCCCATGGAGACGGACATCCTACAGGATTCCAAACAGGACTGCATAGAGTCAGGGACCATCAAAGACTTAAAGGATGCTACGCAAGTGTGTGTGCAGGAGAGTCCCACAGAGCCTAGCGTGCAAATACCAGTCGCCGTAGCAGTCCCTGAAGTGAAGGCAGAGCCAGAGGTGGGTGAAATGGCAGAGCCAGCGGCCGCAGTCACGCCTGAGGCTGCATCAGGTGAATCGGGCATTAGCATCCCGGAAGTGCCCAAAACCACAGTTGGTGATGATATGATGGATACGGCGAAAACTGTGGAGGCTGTGGAATTGCCTCAGGTCAGGGACGTAAAGACAAATGGAGGAACAGACTGTGATTGTACCGGCTTGAACCCGGAAGAAGAGGAAGGTGCTGTCGATGCAGCGGACTCTGAGAATATCCCTCCCAATGACAGTAGTTGTGCAGAGGATGCTGGGAAGATGGAAGTGGAGCTGCATGAAGATGGAAGTCATGGCGTGAACACCAACAACGGCAAAACCTCAGAACCTTCTCAACAGGCTTTGCCAGCCCCTCTAAGCAGCGTGGACAACCCCAAATAG
- the phf21ab gene encoding PHD finger protein 21A isoform X4 — MMELQTLQEALKVEIQVHQKLVAQMKQDPQNADLKKQLHELQAKITALSEKQKKVVEQLRKELLVKQEPELKPQTFQAMADGKTVLLTPACPPSQPPIGPPHNQGAPQKTLAMTPVITAKTLPLVLKAATSTMPASMATQRPTVAMVTAISNPPRPGANSDSQSTPINLQVASKLPNQDIDAATRIVSKNVIVVQATTTSAQPIKVPQFVPPPRLTPRPTFQPQVRPKPPMPINVPIAPAPPPMVAAPLIQRPLMLTTKLTSSLPASTGPIHQVRIVNGQQCTTIDKTTTAVTSSTTQVTGIVISPAQTLQISNFNSDLKTVKPQGGPEQVVTSTPPSSSPPLPLPLPPPPAKVKREESPQKLAFMVSLGLVTHDHLEEIQSRRQERKRRTTANPVYSGAVFEPERKKSAVTYLNTPLHQGTRKRANEDPLSKILKKEEAIPWPGTLAIVHSYIAYKEAKEEEKQKLMKWSAELKLEREQLEQRVKQLSNSITKCMETKNSILARQKEMQSSLEKVKHLVRLIQSFNLTQPMETDILQDSKQDCIESGTIKDLKDATQVCVQESPTEPSVQIPVAVAVPEVKAEPEVGEMAEPAAAVTPEAASGESGISIPEVPKTTVGDDMMDTAKTVEAVELPQVRDVKTNGGTDCDCTGLNPEEEEGAVDAADSENIPPNDSSCAEDAGKMEVELHEDGSHGVNTNNGKTSEPSQQALPAPLSSVDNPK, encoded by the exons ATGATGGAATTGCAAACATTACAGGAGGCCCTGAAAGTGGAAATACAAGTCCATCAG AAACTTGTCGCCCAAATGAAGCAGGATCCACAG AACGCAGATCTGAAGAAACAGCTTCACGAGCTCCAAGCGAAAATCACGGCTCTGAGTGAGAAACAG AAAAAAGTGGTGGAGCAGTTGCGGAAAGAGTTGCTGGTCAAACAGGAGCCCGAACTGAAGCCACAGACGTTCCAGGCAATGGCAGATGGTAAAACCGTGCTGCTGACGCCCGCCTGCCCCCCTTCACAGCCCCCCATAGGGCCTCCACACAACCAGGGGGCGCCACAG AAGACTCTCGCCATGACGCCGGTCATAACTGCAAAGACTCTACCTCTCGTGCTGAAAGCTGCCACCTCCACCATGCCTGCTTCCATGGCAACACAACGCCCCACAGTCGCCATGGTCACTGCCATCAGCAACCCCCCGAGACCCGGCGCCAATTCCGACTCCCAGAGCACACCAATCAACCTTCAGGTGGCCAGCAAGCTACCCAATCAGGACATAGATGCCGCCACACGGATTGTGTCCAAGAACGTTATTGTT GTGCAGGCCACCACCACCTCTGCCCAGCCTATCAAAGTTCCCCAGTTTGTCCCTCCTCCTAGATTGACGCCTCGACCCACctttcagccacag GTTCGACCAAAACCCCCCATGCCCATCAATGTGCCCATCGCTCCAGCTCCTCCTCCGATGGTGGCGGCTCCTCTTATCCAGCGGCCCCTCATGCTCACTACAAAGCTGACGTCATCTCTGCCCGCCTCCACTGGACCCATCCATCAGGTGCGCATTGTGAACGGACAGCAATGTACCACCATTGACAAAACCACGACTGCAGTCACAAGCAGCACCACGCAAGTCACAGGCATCGTCATCAGTCCTGCCCAGACACTTCAGATTAGCAACTTTAACTCAGACTTAAAG ACTGTGAAACCACAGGGAGGACCAGAACAGGTGGTCACAAGTACACCACCCTCGTCCTCTCCTccccttcctcttcctcttcctccccCTCCAGCTAAGGTCAAACGAGAGGAAAGCCCACAG AAACTTGCCTTTATGGTGTCTCTTGGGTTGGTTACACATGACCATCTTGAAG AGATTCAGAGCAGAAGACAGGAACGTAAGAGGAGAACAACAGCCAACCCAGTATACAGTGGAGCAGTGTTTGAACCTGAG AGGAAAAAGAGTGCCGTCACTTACTTGAACACTCCACTGCATCAAGGCACCAGGAAGAGAG CCAATGAGGATCCCCTCTCTAAG ATTCTGAAGAAGGAAGAGGCCATTCCATGGCCAGGAACCCTGGCAATTGTCCATTCCTACATTGCTTACAAAGAAG CGAAAGAAGAAGAGAAGCAGAAGTTAATGAAATGGAGTGCAGAACTAAAGCTGGAACGAGAGCAACTAGAACAGAGAGTGAAACAACTCAGCAATTCTATAACA AAATGCATGGAGACCAAGAACAGCATACTTGCCCGTCAGAAGGAGATGCAGTCTTCTCTGGAGAAGGTGAAACATTTGGTCCGCCTAATCCAGAGCTTTAACTTGACTCAGCCCATGGAGACGGACATCCTACAGGATTCCAAACAGGACTGCATAGAGTCAGGGACCATCAAAGACTTAAAGGATGCTACGCAAGTGTGTGTGCAGGAGAGTCCCACAGAGCCTAGCGTGCAAATACCAGTCGCCGTAGCAGTCCCTGAAGTGAAGGCAGAGCCAGAGGTGGGTGAAATGGCAGAGCCAGCGGCCGCAGTCACGCCTGAGGCTGCATCAGGTGAATCGGGCATTAGCATCCCGGAAGTGCCCAAAACCACAGTTGGTGATGATATGATGGATACGGCGAAAACTGTGGAGGCTGTGGAATTGCCTCAGGTCAGGGACGTAAAGACAAATGGAGGAACAGACTGTGATTGTACCGGCTTGAACCCGGAAGAAGAGGAAGGTGCTGTCGATGCAGCGGACTCTGAGAATATCCCTCCCAATGACAGTAGTTGTGCAGAGGATGCTGGGAAGATGGAAGTGGAGCTGCATGAAGATGGAAGTCATGGCGTGAACACCAACAACGGCAAAACCTCAGAACCTTCTCAACAGGCTTTGCCAGCCCCTCTAAGCAGCGTGGACAACCCCAAATAG